In a genomic window of Telopea speciosissima isolate NSW1024214 ecotype Mountain lineage chromosome 5, Tspe_v1, whole genome shotgun sequence:
- the LOC122663406 gene encoding receptor protein kinase CLAVATA1-like: MRRGFVSYLLFTFLGFVISSTSSSDLDTLMKIKAALIGAKVSGLHDWKPSSVSNSHCSFSGVLCDNDSRVISLNVSSVPLFGFIAPEIGLLNRVVNLTLTSTNLTGKLPIEIANLTSLKFFNVSDNCLIGELPEEVAGGLPEMEVFDIYNNNFSGSLPLEIVKLKRIKHLDLSGNYFTGHIPDIYSEMQSLEFLGLNANSLSGKIPASLSRLSNLQYLFMGYYNLYEGGVPPEFGSFTSLRRLDISSCNLTGEIPASLGNLKLLDTLFLQFNKLTGQIPPELSGLFNLMSLDLSNNELTGEIPESFSELKDLTLLNLFRNHLHGPIPPFIADFPNLEVLEVWGNNFTVELPGNLGLNGKLKRLDVTSNHLTGTIPPGLCAGKRLETLILMDNFFFGSIPNELGECKSLNRVRLAKNFLNGTIPPGFFNLPAVDLLELNDNHFSGELPDEISGQNLGQLTLSNNVITGRIPKAIGNLAKLQNLFLDLNQFTGEIPQEIFQLKHLSKINISSNNLTGSIPSTLSRCSSLTSIDFSQNNLIGEIPNAIGKLNILGTLNLSRNQISGQIPNGIRSLTSLTTLDLSYNNLSGPIPVGGQFLAFNGSTYAGNPNLCTSLHQTPCSSFQSPADSEQRRSSSKIIVIIVSVLGSVLLLTTAIVKIKLYSKEHHKSKAWKLTPFQKLGFKVEDVIECLKEENIIGKGGAGIVYRGSMPDGVDVAIKRLVGRSSGRSDHGFSAEIKTLGRIRHRNIVRLLGFVSNNDTNLLLYEYMPNGSLGEMLHGSKGAHLQWETRYQIAVEAAKGLCYLHHDCSPLIIHRDVKSNNILLDSDLEAHVADFGLAKFLQASGASVSMSSIAGSYGYIAPEYAYTLRVDEKSDVYSFGVVLLELITGRKPVGEFGEGVDIVMWVQKTMSEISNPSDAAAVLAVVDPRLSRYPLAEVVNLFKVAMRCVEEKSPERPTMREVVHLLTNPPPSRSNLLDL; this comes from the exons ATGAGAAGAGGCTTTGTCAGTTATCTTCTCTTCACCTTTCTTGGATTTGTTATCTCTTCTACATCTTCTTCAGATCTTGACACCCTCATGAAGATTAAAGCTGCACTGATCGGAGCAAAAGTTTCTGGGCTTCATGACTGGAAGCCTTCCTCTGTTTCGAACTCACATTGCTCTTTTTCAGGAGTCTTATGTGACAATGATTCTCGTGTGATTTCCCTCAACGTCTCATCAGTTCCACTCTTCGGCTTCATTGCGCCGGAGATTGGATTGTTAAATAGGGTCGTCAATCTCACACTCACTTCAACCAATCTCACCGGAAAACTTCCCATTGAGATTGCGAACTTGACTTCTCTCAAGTTCTTCAACGTCTCCGACAATTGTCTGATCGGTGAACTCCCTGAAGAAGTCGCTGGAGGTTTACCAGAGATGGAGGTTTTCGACATCTATAACAACAACTTCTCAGGAAGTCTACCTCTCGAGATCGTCAAGCTCAAGCGAATCAAGCATCTGGATCTCAGCGGTAATTATTTTACTGGTCATATCCCTGATATATACTCTGAGATGCAGAGTTTGGAGTTCTTGGGTTTGAACGCTAACAGCCTCTCCGGCAAAATTCCGGCGAGTTTGAGCCGCCTATCAAACCTTCAGTACCTTTTTATGGGGTATTACAACTTATATGAAGGGGGTGTCCCACCTGAGTTCGGCTCCTTTACCTCTCTCCGGAGGCTCGATATCAGCAGCTGCAACCTCACCGGGGAAATTCCGGCGAGTTTGGGGAATTTGAAACTATTGGACACGTTGTTCCTGCAATTCAACAAACTTACAGGACAGATTCCGCCGGAACTCTCTGGACTCTTCAATCTCATGTCCCTCGATCTATCTAACAATGAGCTCACGGGAGAGATACCGGAGAGTTTCTCTGAGCTAAAGGACCTAACGCTGCTAAATCTGTTCCGAAACCATCTCCATGGCCCAATCCCACCGTTCATAGCAGATTTCCCAAATCTCGAGGTCTTGGAGGTGTGGGGAAACAACTTTACGGTTGAACTCCCAGGAAATCTTGGCCTCAATGGCAAACTCAAGAGGCTTGACGTGACATCGAATCATCTCACCGGGACGATACCTCCAGGTCTTTGTGCCGGGAAGAGATTAGAGACCCTGATACTGATGGACAATTTCTTCTTTGGATCGATTCCAAATGAACTCGGTGAATGCAAATCGTTGAATCGGGTCCGACTTGCGAAGAATTTTTTGAACGGGACAATTCCACCTGGATTTTTCAACTTGCCTGCGGTGGATTTGTTGGAGCTTAACGACAACCACTTCAGTGGCGAACTCCCCGACGAGATATCCGGTCAAAATCTTGGTCAATTGACGCTCTCCAACAACGTGATTACTGGGAGAATTCCTAAAGCTATCGGAAATCTGGCCAAGTTGCAGAATCTCTTCCTCGACTTAAACCAGTTTACAGGCGAGATTCCACAGGAGATATTCCAGCTCAAGCATCTTTCCAAGATAAACATCAGCAGTAATAATCTCACAGGCTCAATTCCGAGCACTCTCTCTCGCTGTTCATCTCTTACATCGATCGATTTCAGTCAAAACAATCTAATTGGAGAGATTCCGAATGCTATCGGGAAACTGAACATCCTCGGCACTCTCAACCTATCGAGAAACCAAATTTCTGGCCAAATACCGAATGGAATTCGATCACTAACAAGCCTCACAACACTGGATCTCTCGTACAACAACTTGTCAGGTCCGATTCCTGTTGGTGGACAATTCCTCGCCTTCAACGGCAGCACTTACGCTGGAAACCCCAATCTCTGTACTTCACTGCACCAAACCCCCTGCTCATCTTTCCAGAGTCCGGCAGATTCAGAACAGAGAAGGTCATCTTCAAAGATAATCGTCATCATCGTATCAGTACTAGGAAGTGTGTTACTTCTCACCACCGCCATTGTAAAGATTAAATTGTACTCGAAGGAGCACCACAAATCAAAGGCTTGGAAACTGACTCCATTCCAGAAGCTTGGTTTCAAAGTCGAAGACGTAATCGAATGCTTGAAAGAAGAGAACATCATCGGCAAAGGAGGTGCTGGGATCGTTTATCGGGGATCGATGCCTGATGGCGTAGATGTTGCAATCAAACGACTGGTTGGTCGAAGTAGTGGGAGAAGCGATCATGGATTCTCAGCGGAAATTAAAACTCTGGGAAGGATTCGACACCGAAACATCGTCAGATTGTTAGGGTTTGTATCGAACAACGATACAAATCTATTACTGTACGAGTACATGCCGAATGGGAGCTTGGGAGAGATGTTACATGGCTCGAAAGGAGCGCATTTACAGTGGGAGACGAGGTATCAAATTGCAGTGGAAGCAGCAAAAGGGTTGTGTTACCTTCACCATGATTGCTCTCCTTTAATCATCCATAGGGACGTGAAATCCAACAATATCTTGCTTGATTCGGATTTAGAAGCTCATGTTGCAGACTTTGGGCTCGCCAAGTTCTTGCAGGCCTCTGGTGCGTCGGTGAGTATGTCCTCCATCGCTGGCTCCTACGGCTATATCGCACCAG AATACGCTTACACACTGCGAGTGGATGAGAAGAGCGATGTGTATAGCTTTGGGGTAGTGTTGCTGGAGCTGATCACGGGGAGAAAGCCGGTGGGAGAGTTCGGGGAAGGGGTGGACATAGTGATGTGGGTGCAGAAGACGATGTCGGAGATATCAAATCCGTCGGATGCGGCAGCGGTGCTGGCGGTGGTGGATCCCAGGCTGAGTAGGTACCCATTGGCTGAAGTGGTCAATTTGTTCAAAGTGGCAAT